From the Pseudomonas putida genome, one window contains:
- a CDS encoding GNAT family N-acetyltransferase, which translates to MPYPDLPRTLSTPRTLVVRPAPAFAQQLRQALLDSYALHEPFLAWAKPDWTLKEVQETLQLSAEEFLDPVKEKRYFVLAPGSGDVIGCIGLRPGNDEYEVGYWANQASSGQGLMREALTCLLDNVDAPVWLTTDIDNLASQRLAEHAGFVAAGSHLTEIDPSTPRPLYRRAPAGHR; encoded by the coding sequence ATGCCCTACCCCGATCTGCCCCGCACCTTGTCCACGCCCCGAACCCTGGTGGTCCGCCCCGCGCCGGCGTTCGCCCAGCAATTGCGGCAGGCACTGCTCGACAGCTACGCGCTGCATGAGCCGTTCCTGGCCTGGGCCAAGCCCGACTGGACCTTGAAGGAAGTGCAGGAAACGCTGCAACTGAGCGCCGAGGAATTTCTCGACCCGGTCAAGGAAAAGCGCTATTTCGTGCTTGCTCCGGGCTCTGGGGATGTCATCGGCTGCATCGGCCTGCGCCCGGGCAATGACGAGTATGAAGTAGGCTATTGGGCAAACCAGGCCAGCAGCGGTCAGGGCCTGATGCGCGAGGCGTTGACCTGCCTGCTGGACAATGTCGATGCCCCGGTGTGGCTGACCACCGACATCGACAACCTGGCCAGCCAGCGCCTGGCCGAACATGCCGGGTTCGTCGCGGCCGGCAGCCACTTGACCGAAATTGACCCCAGCACCCCGCGGCCGCTTTACCGCCGTGCACCTGCCGGGCACAGGTGA
- a CDS encoding glutathione S-transferase family protein → MPEYTLHCFAESGNAYKAALMLELTGQDWQPVFVDFFNGQTRDPQWRDEVNEQGEVPVLEHAGQRLTQSALILEYLAERTGQFGSRDDNEKREIWRWMLFDNHKFTSYYAALRFLLCLKKTGETEVTGFLRERATAAYRIVDAHLAKTPFMVGGRLTIADLSLAGYVFMPEDTGIVLTEFSHIEAWKQRIQVVPGWKLPYDLMPRTA, encoded by the coding sequence ATGCCCGAATACACGCTGCATTGCTTCGCCGAATCCGGCAACGCCTACAAAGCTGCGCTGATGCTCGAACTCACCGGCCAGGACTGGCAACCGGTGTTCGTCGATTTTTTCAACGGCCAGACCCGCGACCCGCAATGGCGCGACGAGGTCAACGAGCAGGGCGAGGTGCCCGTGCTGGAGCACGCCGGGCAACGGCTCACCCAGTCGGCGCTGATTCTTGAATACCTCGCCGAGCGCACCGGCCAGTTCGGCTCGCGTGACGACAACGAGAAACGCGAGATCTGGCGCTGGATGCTGTTCGACAACCACAAGTTCACCAGCTACTACGCGGCCCTGCGGTTCCTGCTATGCCTCAAGAAGACCGGTGAGACCGAGGTGACTGGCTTTCTGCGCGAGCGGGCCACGGCGGCGTACCGGATTGTCGATGCGCACCTGGCGAAGACACCGTTCATGGTTGGCGGGCGCCTGACCATCGCCGACCTGTCGCTGGCAGGGTATGTGTTCATGCCGGAGGATACCGGGATCGTGCTGACCGAGTTCAGCCATATCGAGGCGTGGAAGCAGCGGATTCAGGTGGTGCCGGGGTGGAAGCTTCCCTATGATTTGATGCCCCGGACGGCGTAA
- a CDS encoding TonB-dependent receptor family protein translates to MRVIHPHPLRVAIAATALLAPVTVLAADPTLGTVTVQAAKQTEVQQAASALAEVPGGTSVVDSEEVAKGRTATLQDTLAYQPGVFVQSTGGNDAAKISIRGSGANTSPGYFREGIKFLFDGLPLTGPGGTPYEFLNASGVNYTEILRGANAFQYGALTLGGAVNFVNHSGYSAPGLRVRAEAGSYHYQKQSISYGGVEGDLDYYLQADNYRNDGYRDYSLSKSSGIVANAGYRFTPKLETRLLLRYRDETHNDPSATTLDNALHHPRRASATAESSGAGARRPGSIWVGSKTTYTFDDDARLTFGLSYHDYRHTNSPRSPSNPSYWDWHDLGLLLGYDRVDYLFGHESRSNIAFTSTQHLRGGVDSANGNKVSLKQVNYKDSFDRVIALGNDINLIDNLWLTSGVSFINVRRKVNIDYAVNPNTTTFPQHVDYDNWSVAPRIGLRYEFSPELQVFTNFSRSIDPPASWEYSGSGPTLPYIRPLVEQKANTFEVGIKGSHGIFDGSLALYRSWIHDELLNVQIIPATSTAAAVTGAFNASPTIHQGVEAGLNTRLWDNPQGDLVRWRQSYTYNDFYYRHDDTFGDNHLPGVPKHIYQGELQYQDHSGWYTGVNVQSASRTAVDYANSLYAPSYTIWGANLGYEAPKGNWKVSLDLKNLANKSYVTAVTPVYNARGLDTASFWPGDGIGAYVGVEVRY, encoded by the coding sequence ATGCGTGTGATTCATCCCCATCCCTTGCGCGTGGCCATCGCGGCCACGGCCCTGCTGGCCCCGGTCACGGTACTGGCCGCTGACCCGACCCTCGGCACGGTGACCGTGCAGGCCGCCAAGCAGACTGAAGTGCAACAGGCCGCCAGCGCCCTCGCCGAAGTGCCTGGCGGCACCAGCGTGGTCGACAGCGAAGAGGTCGCCAAAGGCCGTACCGCCACCTTGCAGGACACCCTCGCCTACCAGCCCGGCGTATTCGTGCAGTCTACCGGCGGCAACGACGCGGCGAAAATCTCGATCCGTGGCTCCGGTGCCAACACTTCGCCCGGCTACTTTCGCGAAGGCATCAAGTTTCTCTTCGATGGCCTGCCGCTGACCGGCCCCGGCGGCACCCCGTACGAATTCCTCAACGCCAGCGGCGTCAACTACACCGAGATACTGCGCGGCGCCAACGCCTTCCAGTACGGTGCGCTGACCCTCGGCGGCGCAGTCAACTTCGTCAACCACAGCGGTTACAGCGCCCCCGGCCTGCGCGTGCGCGCCGAAGCCGGCAGCTACCACTACCAGAAACAGAGCATCAGCTACGGCGGAGTCGAAGGCGACCTGGACTACTACCTGCAGGCCGACAACTACCGCAACGACGGCTACCGCGACTACAGCCTGTCGAAAAGCTCCGGCATCGTCGCCAACGCCGGCTACCGTTTCACCCCGAAGCTGGAAACCCGCCTGCTGCTGCGCTACCGCGACGAAACCCACAACGACCCCAGCGCCACCACCCTCGATAACGCCCTGCACCACCCGCGCCGGGCCAGCGCCACCGCCGAAAGCAGCGGCGCCGGGGCGCGCCGCCCGGGCAGCATCTGGGTCGGCAGCAAAACCACCTACACCTTCGACGACGATGCACGGCTGACTTTCGGCCTGTCGTACCACGACTACCGCCACACCAACAGCCCGCGCAGCCCGAGCAACCCCAGCTACTGGGACTGGCACGACCTCGGCCTGCTGCTGGGCTACGACCGCGTCGACTATTTGTTCGGCCATGAGAGCCGCAGCAACATCGCCTTCACCTCGACCCAGCACCTGCGCGGTGGGGTCGATTCGGCCAACGGCAACAAGGTGTCGCTCAAGCAGGTCAACTACAAGGACTCGTTCGACCGGGTAATCGCCCTGGGTAACGACATCAACCTGATCGACAACCTGTGGCTCACCAGTGGCGTGTCGTTCATCAACGTGCGGCGCAAGGTCAACATCGACTACGCGGTGAACCCCAACACCACCACCTTCCCGCAGCATGTCGACTACGACAACTGGAGCGTCGCCCCGCGCATCGGCCTGCGCTACGAGTTCAGCCCCGAGCTGCAGGTGTTCACCAACTTCAGCCGCAGCATCGACCCGCCCGCCTCCTGGGAATACTCCGGTTCCGGCCCGACCCTGCCGTACATCCGCCCGCTGGTGGAACAGAAGGCCAACACCTTCGAGGTCGGCATCAAGGGTTCGCACGGCATCTTCGACGGCAGCCTGGCGCTGTACCGTTCGTGGATCCATGACGAACTGCTGAACGTGCAGATCATCCCCGCCACCTCTACTGCAGCAGCGGTCACCGGCGCGTTCAACGCTTCGCCCACCATTCACCAGGGCGTCGAGGCCGGGCTCAACACGCGCCTGTGGGACAACCCCCAGGGCGACCTGGTCCGTTGGCGCCAGTCGTACACCTACAACGATTTCTACTACCGGCATGACGACACCTTCGGCGACAACCATCTGCCGGGCGTGCCCAAGCATATCTACCAGGGCGAGTTGCAGTACCAGGACCACAGCGGCTGGTACACCGGGGTCAACGTGCAATCGGCATCGCGTACGGCGGTGGACTACGCCAACAGCCTGTATGCGCCGTCTTACACGATCTGGGGGGCGAACCTGGGGTATGAGGCTCCGAAAGGCAACTGGAAGGTGTCGCTGGACCTGAAGAACCTGGCGAACAAGTCCTACGTGACGGCGGTGACGCCGGTGTACAACGCGCGCGGGCTGGATACCGCATCGTTCTGGCCGGGTGATGGGATCGGGGCTTATGTAGGCGTTGAGGTCCGCTACTGA
- a CDS encoding ABC transporter substrate-binding protein, protein MRYPASDFVEQQAGQRGGTLRVSAATDAGSFDIHALSNGNMQWMGRILFDCLVYQAEDGTLTPWLAKRWEISADGLTYTFHLREDVTFSDGERFDAEAVRVNLEHMRDPKTKSPLAAAYIAPYLQGRVVDQFTFEATLRAPYAPFLDVLSQAWLGMISPRQIIEAPATIASQPIGTGPFVLTGWVRDQRASFARRPGYDWAPAAINHQGEAYLDGIELSYVPEAMIRYTSLEAADNDMALDAPAQNATAIRGNPQLILRNRIRKGNPMRSITFNVERVPFDDVRVRQAVAKAIDRDGLAWISGFGEYLAKGDFLAVNTPGYDPVARNALAFDPAEAGRLLDSAGWTGRDAEGYRTRYGQRLGATLLTYDNPAFPANVSVAAQADLRKVGFDLRIELLPISKVMELRYRGNFDALGGGYWHTNTADGLFILYHSQSIPSARMIGQNVGHFRDASLDQLLGDARRSTDPAQRRALYRQAQQRLGETVPAVPSVESQMLLAYRNAVGGVLFDGSHNVPLFTSVWLAKEQP, encoded by the coding sequence ATGCGCTACCCAGCCAGCGACTTCGTCGAACAGCAGGCCGGACAGCGCGGCGGCACCTTGCGTGTGTCGGCAGCGACCGACGCTGGCAGCTTCGATATCCATGCGCTGTCCAACGGCAACATGCAGTGGATGGGCCGCATCCTGTTCGATTGCCTGGTCTACCAGGCCGAGGACGGCACCCTCACACCGTGGCTGGCCAAGCGCTGGGAGATCAGTGCCGATGGCCTGACCTACACCTTCCACCTGCGCGAAGACGTCACCTTCAGCGACGGCGAGCGCTTCGACGCAGAAGCGGTACGGGTCAACCTTGAACACATGCGCGACCCGAAAACCAAGTCGCCTCTGGCGGCAGCCTACATCGCGCCGTACCTGCAGGGCAGGGTGGTCGATCAATTCACCTTCGAGGCCACCTTGCGCGCGCCCTATGCGCCATTTCTCGATGTGCTGTCGCAAGCCTGGCTGGGGATGATCTCGCCACGGCAGATCATCGAGGCGCCCGCGACCATCGCCAGCCAGCCGATCGGCACCGGGCCGTTCGTATTGACCGGCTGGGTGCGTGACCAGCGCGCCAGCTTCGCCCGTCGCCCGGGCTACGACTGGGCGCCTGCAGCGATCAACCACCAGGGCGAGGCCTACCTCGACGGCATCGAATTGAGCTACGTCCCCGAGGCGATGATCCGCTACACCTCGCTGGAAGCCGCCGACAACGACATGGCCCTGGACGCCCCGGCACAGAACGCCACGGCGATCCGTGGCAACCCGCAGCTGATCCTGCGCAACCGTATCCGCAAGGGCAACCCGATGCGCAGCATCACCTTCAACGTAGAGCGCGTGCCGTTCGATGACGTGCGGGTGCGCCAGGCCGTGGCCAAGGCCATCGACCGTGACGGCCTGGCGTGGATCTCCGGCTTCGGCGAGTACCTGGCCAAGGGCGATTTCCTCGCCGTGAACACCCCCGGCTATGACCCCGTGGCACGCAATGCCCTGGCCTTCGACCCGGCCGAAGCGGGCCGCCTGCTGGACAGCGCCGGCTGGACCGGACGCGATGCCGAGGGCTACCGCACCCGTTACGGCCAGCGCCTCGGGGCGACCTTGCTGACCTACGACAACCCGGCGTTCCCGGCCAACGTCTCGGTGGCGGCCCAGGCGGACCTGCGCAAGGTCGGCTTCGACCTGCGTATCGAGCTGCTGCCGATCAGCAAGGTCATGGAGCTGCGCTACCGGGGCAATTTCGATGCCCTCGGCGGCGGCTACTGGCACACCAACACCGCTGACGGGCTGTTCATCCTCTACCACAGCCAGTCGATCCCCAGTGCCCGGATGATCGGCCAGAACGTTGGCCACTTCCGTGACGCCAGCCTTGACCAGCTGCTCGGCGACGCCCGACGCAGCACCGACCCGGCACAACGCCGCGCACTGTATCGCCAGGCCCAGCAGCGCCTGGGCGAGACTGTGCCTGCCGTGCCCTCGGTGGAGAGCCAGATGCTCCTGGCCTATCGCAATGCAGTCGGCGGCGTGCTGTTCGACGGTTCGCACAACGTTCCCCTGTTCACCAGCGTGTGGCTGGCGAAGGAGCAACCATGA
- a CDS encoding ABC transporter permease: MKLLATLLRRLRDGVIVLWAAASLTFLGMQHSGGDTALAILGGPDAMPSEALLAQVRAEYGLDQPLWVQYGHYLLRLAQGELGESYRLRIPVGQAIAEQAGATLALASSAAVLAVLLALASALLTANRGRRLRALVSGIELVLSSAPNFVIGTVLLLAFAFYFHLLPPSGSSGWRSLVLPSLALALPIAAVLAQVLRQSLEQVLEQPFITQARARGMGETAVRLRHALRHALVPLVTLAGYVFASLLGGAVVLELLFGRQGIGRLMLDATAIKDVPLVLGVTLLAAALYVLVNLLVDLATQAIDPRTARP; this comes from the coding sequence ATGAAACTGCTGGCCACCTTGCTGCGTCGCCTGCGTGACGGCGTGATCGTGCTGTGGGCGGCAGCCAGCCTGACCTTCCTTGGCATGCAGCACAGCGGTGGCGACACCGCCCTGGCGATTCTCGGCGGCCCGGATGCCATGCCGAGCGAAGCGCTGCTGGCCCAGGTGCGTGCCGAATACGGCCTCGATCAGCCCTTGTGGGTGCAGTACGGCCATTACCTGCTGCGCCTGGCCCAGGGCGAGCTGGGCGAGTCGTACCGGCTGCGTATTCCGGTCGGCCAGGCGATAGCCGAACAGGCCGGAGCGACCCTGGCCCTGGCCAGCAGCGCGGCGGTACTGGCGGTGCTGCTGGCGCTGGCTTCGGCATTGCTTACCGCCAACCGTGGGCGCCGTTTGCGCGCGCTGGTGTCGGGCATCGAACTGGTGCTCTCGTCAGCCCCCAACTTCGTGATCGGCACGGTGTTGCTGCTGGCCTTCGCCTTTTACTTCCACCTGCTGCCACCCTCTGGTTCAAGCGGCTGGCGCTCGCTGGTGTTGCCGAGCCTGGCCCTGGCGCTGCCCATCGCAGCGGTGCTGGCCCAAGTGCTGCGCCAGTCGCTGGAGCAAGTGCTGGAACAACCCTTCATCACCCAGGCCCGCGCCCGCGGCATGGGTGAGACCGCCGTGCGCCTGCGCCATGCCTTGCGCCACGCCCTGGTGCCGCTGGTGACCCTGGCCGGCTACGTGTTTGCCAGCCTGCTCGGTGGTGCCGTAGTGCTCGAACTGCTGTTCGGCCGCCAGGGCATCGGCCGGCTGATGCTCGACGCCACCGCTATCAAGGATGTGCCACTGGTGCTCGGCGTGACCCTGCTGGCGGCGGCCCTCTATGTGCTGGTCAACCTGCTGGTGGACCTGGCGACCCAAGCCATCGACCCGCGCACCGCGCGCCCCTGA
- a CDS encoding acyl-CoA dehydrogenase yields MSQTPITDAELDERFAPLYARIAEGAVAREQQRTLAHEPVAWLREAGLGALRVPHSHGGLGATLPQLLRQLVRLGQADSNLPQIFRAHFGFVEGRLSSNDAASQDYWFARVVAGELWGAAMAERTDSTGNTVQLSEGEGGYRLDGEKYYCTGTLYADWVAAVANHGDDFVSLAVPTRAPGVERVDDWDGFGQRLTGSGTTRFTQVKVQPEHLLRRFAKGELRAESYLTAFYQAVHLATLAGISRAVLADAVAFVQGRTRAFGVPGQSQPAADPLVQAVIGRLSSLAFAAEAQVAAVGQSLQVVFEAGQHGEVPEQLYTDAEIHAFQAQQIVLPQVLQASTLLFEVGGASATSNTRRLDRHWRNARTLASHNPAIYREQALGDYYLNGISPAQAWRARHAAASEGQGSGDEASAV; encoded by the coding sequence ATGAGTCAAACCCCGATTACCGACGCCGAACTGGATGAGCGCTTTGCGCCGCTCTACGCGCGCATTGCTGAAGGCGCGGTGGCCCGCGAGCAGCAGCGCACCCTGGCCCATGAGCCGGTGGCCTGGCTGCGCGAGGCCGGCCTTGGCGCCCTGCGCGTGCCCCACAGCCACGGCGGCCTTGGCGCGACCTTGCCGCAGTTGCTGCGCCAGCTGGTGCGCCTGGGCCAGGCCGATTCCAACCTGCCGCAGATCTTCCGCGCCCACTTCGGTTTTGTCGAAGGGCGTCTGTCGTCCAACGACGCCGCTTCCCAGGACTACTGGTTCGCCCGCGTGGTCGCCGGTGAGCTGTGGGGTGCGGCCATGGCCGAGCGCACCGACAGCACCGGCAATACCGTGCAGCTCAGCGAGGGCGAGGGCGGTTACCGCCTGGACGGTGAGAAGTACTACTGCACCGGTACCCTCTACGCCGACTGGGTCGCAGCGGTGGCCAACCACGGTGATGACTTCGTCAGCCTGGCGGTGCCGACTCGCGCGCCGGGCGTGGAGCGGGTCGATGACTGGGATGGCTTCGGCCAGCGCCTGACCGGCAGCGGTACCACGCGCTTCACCCAAGTGAAGGTGCAGCCTGAGCATCTGCTGCGCCGCTTCGCCAAAGGGGAGTTGCGCGCAGAGTCGTATCTCACGGCGTTCTACCAAGCGGTGCACCTGGCGACGCTGGCCGGCATCAGCCGAGCGGTGCTGGCCGATGCCGTGGCCTTCGTCCAGGGGCGCACCCGCGCCTTTGGTGTGCCCGGGCAATCGCAACCGGCCGCCGACCCGCTGGTGCAGGCGGTGATCGGTCGGCTGTCGAGCCTGGCCTTCGCCGCCGAGGCCCAGGTGGCTGCCGTGGGCCAGAGCCTGCAGGTGGTATTCGAAGCGGGGCAGCACGGCGAGGTGCCCGAGCAGCTGTACACCGACGCCGAAATCCATGCCTTCCAGGCCCAGCAGATCGTCCTGCCGCAAGTGCTGCAGGCCAGCACGTTGCTGTTCGAGGTCGGCGGCGCCTCGGCCACCAGCAACACCCGTCGCCTCGACCGCCACTGGCGCAATGCTCGCACCCTGGCCTCGCACAACCCGGCGATCTACCGCGAGCAGGCACTGGGCGATTACTACCTCAACGGCATCAGCCCGGCCCAGGCCTGGCGCGCCCGACATGCTGCCGCCAGTGAAGGGCAGGGCAGCGGCGACGAAGCCAGCGCAGTCTGA
- a CDS encoding LLM class flavin-dependent oxidoreductase produces the protein MTTKQMSLGMNILGFGSHSGAWRQGEAALDAYIDVNYYRDIARISERGCLDAIFLADGPALPPDVSAQPGGRLEPTVLLTAVAAATERIGVIATCSSTYNEPFNLARRIASLDHISGGRAAWNVVTNAGDAAAQNFGLAGAPLHVDRYGRAEEFVDVTLKLWDSWEDDAIIGDRAAGHFADPRKVHTLDFQGKHFQVKGPLNLPRSPQGRPVLVQAGSSEGGKALGSRYADAIFTTQTTLADGQAFYQEMKARAKAWGRDPQHLKIMPGLSTVIGSTEAEAHARFDELNAWHGEHGLLQQVAGRIGIDARELDPDAPLPWQRIGAVADFERGSHGFLEAQLNLARSENLTIRQLSRRILVGHRLAVGTPEQVADTLAEWFLAGAGDGFNIMPDMFPSGARVFVEEVVPLLQKRGLFRTEYTGTTLREHLGLPKAVNQFAA, from the coding sequence ATGACCACCAAACAGATGAGCCTGGGCATGAACATCCTCGGCTTCGGCTCGCACTCCGGTGCCTGGCGCCAGGGCGAGGCAGCACTCGATGCTTACATCGACGTCAACTACTACCGCGACATCGCGCGCATTTCCGAGCGTGGCTGCCTGGATGCGATCTTCCTTGCAGATGGGCCGGCGCTGCCGCCGGACGTGTCCGCGCAACCCGGCGGGCGCCTGGAGCCGACCGTGCTGCTCACCGCGGTGGCCGCCGCCACCGAGCGTATCGGTGTTATCGCCACCTGCTCCAGCACCTACAACGAACCGTTCAACCTGGCCCGGCGTATCGCCTCGCTGGACCATATCAGCGGCGGTCGTGCGGCCTGGAACGTGGTTACCAATGCCGGTGATGCGGCCGCGCAGAACTTCGGCCTGGCCGGCGCGCCGCTGCATGTCGACCGCTACGGGCGCGCCGAAGAGTTCGTCGATGTGACCCTGAAGCTGTGGGACAGCTGGGAAGACGACGCGATCATCGGCGACCGCGCTGCTGGCCACTTCGCCGACCCGCGCAAGGTTCACACCCTCGACTTCCAGGGCAAGCATTTTCAGGTCAAGGGCCCGCTGAACCTGCCACGCTCGCCCCAGGGGCGGCCGGTGCTGGTGCAGGCCGGTTCCTCCGAAGGCGGCAAGGCACTCGGCTCACGCTATGCCGACGCGATCTTCACCACCCAGACCACCTTGGCCGACGGCCAGGCGTTCTATCAGGAGATGAAAGCCCGCGCCAAGGCCTGGGGGCGTGACCCGCAGCACCTGAAGATCATGCCCGGCCTGTCGACCGTGATCGGCAGCACCGAGGCCGAAGCCCATGCGCGTTTTGACGAGCTCAATGCCTGGCATGGCGAGCATGGCCTGTTGCAGCAGGTGGCGGGGCGCATCGGCATCGACGCCCGCGAGCTGGACCCGGATGCGCCGTTGCCGTGGCAACGGATTGGCGCGGTGGCGGATTTCGAGCGCGGTTCGCATGGCTTCCTGGAAGCCCAGCTGAACCTGGCGCGCAGCGAGAACCTGACCATCCGCCAGCTGTCGCGGCGAATACTGGTCGGGCATCGCCTGGCTGTCGGCACTCCGGAACAGGTCGCCGACACCTTGGCCGAGTGGTTCCTGGCCGGGGCAGGGGATGGCTTCAACATCATGCCCGACATGTTCCCGTCCGGGGCGCGGGTGTTCGTCGAGGAGGTGGTGCCGTTGCTGCAGAAGCGCGGCTTGTTCCGTACCGAGTACACCGGCACCACCTTGCGCGAGCACTTGGGGCTGCCCAAGGCCGTGAACCAGTTCGCTGCGTAA
- a CDS encoding NADP(H)-dependent aldo-keto reductase, with product MRYRPLGHTNLQVSLLSLGTMTWGHQNTEQDAHQQLDAAIAAGINFIDTAEMYPTPTRAETWTTTERYLGNWIKARSNRDRLILASKIAGPARDPGGQAHIRDGLSHHDRKNIVAALEGSLRRLNTDYLDLYQLHWPDRTSNFFGIREYPYADDHPETAAIEETLAVLDEQVKAGKVRHIGVSNETPWGVGQFLRHSEDQGLARIASIQNPYSLLNRLYENGLSEFSHREGVSLLAYSPLAFGALTGKYLNGAKPEGSRLSSVYRTFNRYGSEEANSAIGRYVQIAREHGLTPARLALAFVIRQPFVASAITGQTTLLQLQENLSALDVQLTEEVLAAVQSVHHRIPNPAP from the coding sequence ATGCGCTACCGCCCCCTCGGCCACACCAACCTTCAGGTCAGCCTGCTCAGCCTCGGCACCATGACCTGGGGCCACCAGAACACCGAACAGGACGCCCACCAGCAACTGGACGCCGCCATCGCCGCCGGCATCAACTTCATCGACACCGCCGAGATGTACCCCACGCCCACCCGCGCCGAAACCTGGACCACTACCGAGCGTTACCTTGGCAACTGGATCAAAGCCCGCAGTAACCGCGACAGGCTCATCCTCGCCAGCAAGATCGCCGGACCCGCCCGCGATCCCGGTGGCCAGGCGCACATTCGCGATGGCCTGTCGCACCACGACCGCAAGAATATCGTCGCCGCTCTGGAAGGCAGCCTGCGCCGGCTGAACACCGACTACCTGGACCTTTACCAGCTGCACTGGCCCGACCGCACCAGCAACTTCTTCGGCATCCGCGAATACCCCTATGCCGATGACCACCCGGAAACTGCCGCCATCGAAGAAACCCTGGCGGTGCTCGACGAGCAGGTCAAGGCCGGCAAGGTGCGCCATATCGGCGTGTCCAACGAAACGCCGTGGGGTGTCGGGCAGTTTCTGCGGCACAGCGAGGACCAAGGGCTGGCGCGTATCGCCAGCATCCAGAACCCGTACAGCCTGCTCAACCGGCTGTATGAAAACGGGCTTTCGGAGTTCAGCCATCGCGAGGGGGTCAGCCTGCTGGCCTATTCGCCACTGGCGTTCGGGGCGTTGACCGGCAAGTACCTGAACGGCGCAAAGCCGGAGGGTTCGCGGTTGTCGTCGGTGTATCGCACGTTCAATCGCTATGGCAGCGAGGAGGCCAACAGCGCTATCGGCCGCTATGTGCAGATTGCGCGCGAGCATGGGCTGACACCGGCCCGGCTGGCCCTTGCGTTCGTGATCCGCCAGCCGTTCGTGGCCAGTGCGATTACCGGGCAGACCACGCTGCTGCAGTTGCAGGAGAACCTGAGTGCGTTGGATGTGCAGCTGACCGAAGAGGTGCTGGCTGCGGTCCAGTCCGTGCACCACCGCATTCCCAACCCGGCACCATAG
- a CDS encoding ABC transporter permease, with translation MNAIALTPSTSTLNWRLRPGLTLAWAILALLLLAVACPSWLSPNDPLAADARLAYLPPSTTFWLGTDENGRDVLSRLIHGARPSLYIGLAATLVGLGLGTSLGLLAGLAPAWLDNLLMRAVDVLLAFPDLLLALVIIALFGQGTSNLILAVGIASVPRYARLVRAQALTIRHAGFVEAAVTLGRKRSAVVLAHVLPNAVQPVLILACIGLGGAITAAAALSFLGFGAPPPAPEWGAMMAVARNFMANAPWLMAWPALAITLTVISITVIGRDWLRRSEGRNP, from the coding sequence ATGAACGCGATCGCTTTGACACCCAGCACCTCGACCCTCAACTGGCGGCTTCGTCCAGGCCTGACGCTGGCCTGGGCCATCCTGGCCCTGCTCCTGCTGGCCGTAGCCTGCCCCAGCTGGCTCTCCCCCAACGACCCTCTGGCCGCCGATGCCCGCCTGGCCTACCTCCCACCCAGCACCACCTTCTGGCTAGGCACCGACGAAAACGGCCGCGACGTCCTCAGCCGCCTGATCCACGGCGCCCGCCCATCGCTCTACATCGGCCTGGCCGCCACCCTGGTCGGCCTCGGCCTGGGCACTTCGCTCGGCCTGCTCGCAGGCCTGGCACCCGCTTGGCTGGACAACCTGCTGATGCGCGCCGTCGACGTCCTGCTGGCGTTCCCCGACCTGCTGCTGGCGCTGGTCATCATCGCCCTGTTCGGCCAGGGCACCAGCAACCTGATCCTCGCTGTCGGCATCGCTTCAGTGCCGCGCTACGCCCGCCTGGTCCGCGCCCAGGCCCTGACCATCCGCCACGCCGGCTTCGTCGAAGCCGCCGTCACCCTGGGCCGCAAACGCTCGGCGGTGGTGCTGGCCCACGTGCTGCCCAATGCCGTGCAACCGGTGCTGATCCTGGCCTGCATCGGCCTGGGCGGCGCCATCACCGCTGCCGCCGCGCTGAGCTTCCTCGGCTTTGGTGCGCCACCGCCCGCGCCCGAGTGGGGCGCGATGATGGCGGTGGCGCGCAACTTCATGGCCAACGCACCCTGGCTGATGGCCTGGCCGGCGTTGGCGATCACCCTGACTGTCATTTCCATCACCGTCATCGGCCGAGACTGGCTGCGCCGTAGCGAGGGCAGAAACCCATGA